In Papaver somniferum cultivar HN1 chromosome 1, ASM357369v1, whole genome shotgun sequence, a genomic segment contains:
- the LOC113272114 gene encoding uncharacterized protein LOC113272114 — MLDNLVDKAQSAFVPGRLILDNILTAKELIHSMNQYTSSVLGDFALKIDISKAYDRVSRIFLGQCLRAYGITSDTYKLIMNCVATASLSIIVRNSEKTFYKWERSETGMPSLTLPVYFICSGTLMDDSHNGSQ, encoded by the coding sequence ATGCTAGATAATCTAGTGGATAAAGCGCAATCTGCATTTGTGCCGGGAAGATTAATTTTGGATAACATCCTTACTGCTAAAGAGTTAATCCATTCGATGAACCAATATACTTCTTCTGTCTTAGGAGATTTTGCTCTAAAAATTGATATTAGTAAAGCTTATGATAGAGTGTCAAGGATTTTCCTAGGACAGTGTCTTAGAGCTTATGGTATAACTAGTGACACTTATAAGCTCATAATGAATTGTGTTGCCACAGCTTCTTTATCCATTATTGTACGGAACTCCGAAAAGACATTTTATAAGTGGGAGAGGTCTGAGACAGGGATGCCCTCTCTCACCTTACCTGTTTATTTTATATGCTCAGGGACTCTCATGGATGATTCGCATAATGGAAGCCAATAG